From one Geoalkalibacter halelectricus genomic stretch:
- a CDS encoding cytochrome c3 family protein: MKKNNHLHRLGLGAFVLLGWLALAVGLPVQAEAAALQNADCIKCHEAQPREIAEKGRAHKTAIGCMDCHVGHPPAVTDIIPACSMCHAGTPHFELPNCSQCHTNAHTPLDLRLAGDLVNECLTCHMPIGQQLAAYPSAHKDVACNFCHADTHGYIPDCMQCHRPHFAQQTNADCASCHGAHKPLNVVYDDKLADVHCAACHNVAKDELLANPSKHQGLACVACHQEKHKMVPLCADCHGAPHAPGIHARFPDCGSCHNTAHDLVY; the protein is encoded by the coding sequence ATGAAAAAGAACAACCATTTGCATCGCCTGGGATTGGGAGCATTCGTGCTCCTGGGTTGGCTGGCTTTAGCTGTCGGATTGCCTGTTCAGGCCGAAGCCGCCGCATTGCAGAACGCCGACTGCATCAAGTGTCACGAGGCCCAGCCGCGGGAAATCGCTGAAAAGGGCCGCGCCCACAAAACCGCGATCGGCTGTATGGATTGCCACGTGGGGCACCCGCCCGCGGTGACCGACATCATCCCCGCTTGCTCCATGTGCCATGCGGGAACCCCTCACTTTGAATTGCCCAACTGTTCACAGTGCCACACCAATGCTCACACCCCCCTGGATCTGAGGCTCGCTGGTGACCTGGTCAACGAATGTCTGACCTGCCATATGCCCATCGGCCAGCAACTCGCCGCTTACCCCAGCGCCCACAAGGATGTGGCCTGCAATTTCTGCCATGCCGATACCCACGGCTATATTCCTGATTGCATGCAATGCCATCGACCTCATTTCGCCCAGCAGACCAACGCCGACTGCGCTAGCTGCCATGGGGCGCACAAACCCTTGAACGTGGTCTACGACGACAAGTTGGCCGATGTGCATTGCGCCGCTTGCCACAATGTGGCTAAGGACGAACTTCTCGCCAATCCCTCGAAGCATCAAGGCCTGGCTTGTGTCGCCTGCCATCAGGAAAAGCACAAGATGGTGCCGCTGTGTGCCGATTGCCACGGAGCCCCCCATGCACCGGGAATTCACGCGCGATTCCCCGACTGCGGGTCCTGCCACAATACAGCTCACGATCTCGTTTATTGA
- a CDS encoding cytochrome C yields the protein MAALAISALAVVAACTLPTTEAKAPEPTVAAEPTAVPAPRAPAPAPAKDIYDVEIEPLTLAQCGQCHPTHFGQIRDEGGKHRFDCRECHEVFHAYNPRLNNWDELMPDCASCHTLPHGEKFPDCIGCHINPHTPVYIPFAQTRVADACADCHGGPATELAQYPSLHTDQACTLCHYDQHGYIPSCFECHQPHYQGQPLVTCAECHPVHMPLEMAFGDKTDTRTCQACHTTAYADWTKTPSKHGQVNCGVCHTAHPYIPTCQSCHGDPHSASLHERFPNCLTCHLNAHDLPVRRR from the coding sequence TTGGCAGCTCTGGCCATTTCGGCTCTGGCGGTGGTGGCGGCCTGTACCTTGCCGACCACCGAAGCCAAGGCGCCCGAGCCGACGGTTGCCGCCGAGCCGACTGCGGTGCCGGCGCCCCGCGCACCTGCGCCCGCCCCGGCCAAGGATATCTATGATGTGGAAATCGAGCCCCTGACCCTGGCCCAGTGCGGTCAATGCCATCCGACCCACTTCGGCCAGATTCGCGACGAAGGCGGCAAGCATCGCTTCGATTGCCGGGAATGTCATGAGGTATTTCACGCCTACAATCCGCGATTGAACAACTGGGATGAACTCATGCCCGACTGCGCCAGTTGTCATACACTGCCGCACGGTGAAAAATTCCCCGACTGCATCGGCTGCCACATCAATCCCCATACGCCGGTTTACATCCCCTTCGCGCAAACACGCGTCGCGGATGCGTGCGCCGACTGTCACGGTGGCCCGGCGACGGAGTTGGCGCAGTATCCCAGTTTGCATACCGATCAGGCCTGCACCCTGTGCCATTACGATCAGCACGGCTATATTCCGTCCTGTTTCGAGTGCCATCAACCGCACTATCAAGGTCAGCCGCTGGTGACTTGCGCCGAGTGCCATCCCGTTCACATGCCGCTGGAAATGGCTTTCGGCGATAAGACCGACACACGCACCTGCCAGGCATGTCATACCACGGCTTACGCGGACTGGACCAAGACTCCGAGCAAGCATGGTCAGGTCAATTGCGGGGTCTGCCACACCGCGCACCCCTATATTCCGACCTGCCAGTCCTGCCATGGGGATCCGCATAGCGCAAGTTTGCACGAGCGCTTCCCCAACTGCCTGACCTGCCACCTCAACGCTCACGACCTGCCGGTCCGGCGCAGATAG
- a CDS encoding cytochrome c gives MTWSNLGKAAALAAICALLSAASVAAEDARGRELINSLGCKGCHQFEGSGGTLAPALDGTGKRLDAEQIKKQLTEPGSINPNTMMPSYAHLPEDDLQILISFLENLK, from the coding sequence ATGACATGGTCAAATCTCGGAAAAGCGGCGGCCCTTGCCGCCATCTGCGCCCTGCTTAGCGCGGCTTCGGTCGCCGCCGAGGATGCCCGCGGGCGCGAACTCATCAACTCGCTCGGCTGCAAAGGTTGTCACCAATTCGAAGGCAGCGGCGGCACCCTCGCTCCGGCCCTGGATGGAACCGGCAAGCGCCTGGACGCGGAGCAAATCAAGAAGCAACTGACCGAACCCGGCAGCATCAATCCGAACACCATGATGCCCTCTTATGCGCACTTGCCGGAAGATGACCTCCAAATTCTCATCAGTTTTCTTGAGAACCTCAAATAA
- the aroF gene encoding 3-deoxy-7-phosphoheptulonate synthase, which translates to MLIVMDHNATAAQVRAVQQAVEAMGLQAAPIPGRERTAIGVLGNQGYVDDTAIRNLPGVRECIHVSKPYKLVSRDFHPEPTVVEVGAIKIGDGHPPVVIAGPCSIESPEQMLEAARIARDAGAQILRGGAFKPRTGPHSFQGLGEKGLKFLRQAGDAVGMPVVTEIMRIEQLDAVCRYADILQIGARNMQNFDLLKEVGKCRHPVLLKRGMSATLEEFLAAAEYILAEGNPRVILCERGIRTFEQATRNTLDLSVVPLVRELSHLPILVDPSHATGKRSLVAVMSKAALVAGAHGIMVEVHPDPAKALCDGAQSLDGEGFGRMMGDIRGLLGYLGY; encoded by the coding sequence ATGCTTATAGTCATGGACCACAATGCCACAGCCGCCCAGGTGCGCGCCGTACAGCAAGCCGTCGAGGCCATGGGGCTGCAAGCCGCGCCGATTCCCGGCCGGGAGCGAACCGCCATCGGCGTGCTCGGCAATCAGGGCTACGTCGATGATACCGCCATCCGCAATCTGCCCGGCGTGCGCGAATGCATTCACGTCAGCAAGCCCTACAAGCTGGTGTCGCGCGATTTTCATCCCGAGCCCACGGTGGTGGAGGTGGGTGCGATCAAGATTGGCGATGGCCATCCGCCGGTGGTGATCGCCGGCCCCTGTAGCATCGAGAGCCCCGAGCAGATGCTGGAGGCGGCGCGTATCGCCCGCGATGCCGGAGCACAAATTCTGCGTGGCGGAGCATTCAAGCCGCGTACCGGTCCGCATTCCTTCCAGGGGCTGGGGGAAAAGGGGCTCAAGTTTCTGCGCCAGGCGGGCGACGCGGTGGGGATGCCGGTGGTCACTGAGATCATGCGCATCGAGCAACTTGACGCCGTATGCCGCTACGCGGATATCCTGCAAATCGGCGCGCGCAACATGCAGAATTTCGATTTGCTTAAGGAGGTCGGAAAATGCCGCCATCCGGTCCTGCTCAAGCGGGGCATGAGCGCCACCCTGGAGGAATTCCTGGCGGCGGCGGAATACATCCTGGCCGAAGGCAATCCGCGCGTGATTCTGTGCGAGCGCGGGATTCGCACCTTCGAGCAGGCCACGCGCAATACTCTGGATCTCTCGGTGGTGCCCCTGGTGCGCGAACTGAGCCACCTGCCGATCCTCGTCGATCCCAGCCACGCCACCGGCAAGCGGTCCCTGGTGGCGGTAATGAGCAAGGCCGCTCTGGTTGCGGGCGCCCATGGCATCATGGTTGAGGTGCACCCCGATCCGGCCAAGGCCCTGTGCGACGGCGCCCAAAGTCTCGACGGGGAGGGGTTTGGCCGGATGATGGGCGATATTCGCGGACTGTTGGGTTATCTGGGCTATTGA
- a CDS encoding metallophosphoesterase: protein MNSSESNPPSPANPAVSRRTFLASGSFCAGALVVGKGLWHEPRTAKLEHLHLASAKIAASRQMRVVQLSDLHIRHFSSFHLSVARLIERLSPDLILLTGDYVDRERNLSAVGEFLSHLSAPHGIYAVQGNWEYWARIEGESLRQAFARWGVTLLINERFDLRIRNTPVSILGLDYPSAADALKKLQRQADPARLNLLLSHVPAFNHELLDGRLDLLLAGHTHGGQVRLPGVTPFYLPRFSEPFVSGLYQVGPGTPLYVNRGLGTSLLPVRFLCPPEVTLFTLGAKTA, encoded by the coding sequence ATGAATTCCAGCGAATCCAATCCGCCATCGCCGGCGAATCCGGCCGTATCCAGACGCACCTTTCTCGCCTCGGGAAGCTTCTGCGCCGGCGCTCTGGTAGTGGGCAAGGGCCTGTGGCACGAGCCGCGCACGGCCAAGCTCGAGCATCTTCACCTGGCCAGCGCGAAGATCGCCGCGAGCCGGCAGATGCGCGTGGTGCAGCTTTCGGACCTGCACATTCGCCACTTCTCAAGTTTTCATCTGAGCGTGGCGCGCCTGATCGAGAGACTCTCGCCGGACCTGATTCTTCTGACCGGCGACTATGTCGATCGCGAACGCAACCTCTCGGCCGTGGGTGAGTTTCTCAGCCACCTGAGCGCACCCCACGGCATATACGCCGTGCAGGGCAACTGGGAATACTGGGCGCGCATTGAGGGCGAAAGCCTGCGTCAGGCCTTTGCCCGCTGGGGCGTGACCCTGCTGATCAATGAGCGCTTCGACCTGCGGATTAGGAACACCCCAGTCTCGATTCTCGGCCTCGATTATCCGTCCGCCGCCGACGCCTTAAAGAAGCTGCAGCGCCAAGCCGACCCCGCGCGGCTCAACCTGCTGCTTTCCCACGTGCCGGCCTTCAACCATGAGCTGCTCGACGGACGCCTCGACCTTTTGCTCGCGGGCCATACCCACGGCGGGCAGGTGCGCCTGCCGGGGGTCACCCCTTTTTACCTGCCGCGCTTTTCCGAGCCCTTCGTTTCGGGCCTCTACCAAGTCGGTCCCGGCACCCCCTTGTATGTCAACCGCGGTCTCGGCACCAGCCTTCTGCCGGTGCGCTTTCTCTGCCCTCCGGAGGTCACCCTGTTCACCCTCGGCGCCAAGACCGCCTGA
- a CDS encoding FprA family A-type flavoprotein, with translation MSSSAEIRPDIFWVGARHPELEVFDELFPTRHGTTYNAYLVRGSEKIALIDTVKEPFTDEYLDKLKKLVPLADIDLVVVNHTEPDHSGALGRLLEINPNIQVYCTRAGENFLRQLYERPFSAHAVSDGEEISLGDKTLRFLLAPNLHWPDTMFTYVPEEDLLFSCDGFGAHYCGDGLYNDQVEDFSTEFRFYFDTIMRPFKAFIREAVAKVENLPLTLLCPSHGPILRRDPQAAIQAYREWSAAPAAGANKQVLLLTLSPHGNTRTMAAAVREGLESAGAEVTEFGLVDLDDELVRDELERADALVVGSPTINRDAPPPVWRVLALLSSVTPKGKVGAVFGSYGWSGEAVKLIEERLRGLKYQLPVPGISFRFTPTDKDVETCREFGRNLARSLTQDG, from the coding sequence ATGTCCAGTTCCGCTGAAATTCGCCCGGATATTTTTTGGGTGGGCGCCCGCCACCCCGAGTTGGAAGTCTTTGACGAGCTGTTTCCCACCCGGCACGGCACCACCTACAACGCCTACCTGGTGCGCGGTTCGGAAAAGATCGCTCTGATCGATACGGTCAAGGAACCCTTTACCGACGAGTATCTGGACAAGCTCAAAAAGCTGGTGCCCCTGGCCGATATCGACCTGGTGGTGGTCAACCATACGGAGCCAGATCACAGCGGCGCTTTGGGGCGTTTGCTGGAGATAAATCCGAACATCCAGGTATATTGCACCCGCGCCGGGGAAAATTTCCTGCGCCAGCTCTATGAGCGACCCTTTTCCGCCCATGCGGTGAGCGATGGCGAAGAGATCAGCCTCGGTGACAAGACCCTGCGCTTTCTCCTCGCGCCCAATCTGCATTGGCCCGACACCATGTTCACCTACGTTCCCGAGGAAGATCTGCTCTTTTCCTGCGATGGTTTCGGTGCTCATTATTGCGGTGATGGACTCTACAACGATCAGGTCGAGGATTTTTCGACGGAGTTTCGCTTTTATTTCGACACCATCATGCGCCCCTTCAAGGCGTTCATCCGCGAGGCGGTGGCCAAGGTGGAGAACTTGCCCCTGACGCTGCTCTGTCCCTCCCATGGACCCATCCTGCGGCGTGATCCACAGGCGGCCATCCAAGCCTATCGCGAGTGGTCGGCGGCGCCTGCCGCCGGTGCGAATAAACAGGTGCTGCTTTTGACCCTCTCGCCCCATGGCAACACGCGCACCATGGCGGCGGCGGTGCGTGAGGGACTGGAAAGTGCCGGCGCCGAAGTGACGGAGTTCGGCTTGGTCGACCTCGATGACGAGCTGGTGCGCGATGAGCTTGAAAGAGCCGACGCCCTGGTGGTCGGCTCTCCCACCATCAACCGCGACGCGCCGCCCCCGGTCTGGCGGGTGTTGGCGCTGCTCTCCTCGGTGACGCCCAAGGGCAAGGTCGGCGCGGTGTTCGGTTCTTACGGCTGGAGTGGCGAGGCCGTCAAGTTGATCGAGGAGCGATTGCGCGGCCTGAAGTACCAGTTGCCGGTTCCGGGAATTTCTTTTCGCTTCACACCCACGGACAAGGACGTGGAAACCTGCCGGGAATTCGGCCGAAACCTGGCCCGGAGCCTGACTCAGGATGGGTAG
- a CDS encoding primosomal protein N', protein MADRAAMNPLDAPTRVGEPSPEPAPIATVAVLAPLEKPLSYAIPPLLREQIQPGVRVVVPLGRRRALGVVLEVACGKDDGLRLLDEVLDAQPLLPPDLLNFLRRAAAYYHHPLGEVLRTALPAGLSSITTRVAILTERLYRPTPSSVVPPGTRQREVLAWLRERGEASLAEIAAQFPAPHAVLKRLVELEMLSVREAERRRDPFFAAPPPADARPTPSADQQRALELVLESLAARRFAPMLLHGVTGSGKTEVYLQAISATLGQGRQALVLVPEIALTPQLVARFRARFRDADQRVAVLHSGLSDGERYDAWRAIARGEISIVIGARSAIFAPLPDLGIIVVDEEHEAGYKQGEGWRYHARDLALLRAQRCAAVVILGSATPAMTSFHRARTGATAYLSLSERILGRPLPEVSLVDLSGRRLSGALAPELVEALAENLARREQSLLLLNRRGFAPFLLCRECGATFRCPNCEITLTYYQSHRHLRCHYCDYVQRPPQQCPDCGGTSLDPEGAGTERLEEELAAAFPGARIARMDRDTTRRKGAHQGLIEGMELGAIDILIGTQMVAKGHDFPGVTLVGVVGADASLNFPDFRSAERTFALLTQVAGRAGRGERPGRVLIQTYAPAHHALTCAARHDYLAFYEQEIAFRRDLGYPPFGHLINLVLSGNQPAQVESRAAELAAELDQVSAGVEVLGPAPCALARLRGRTRFQILLKAAARPPLHRLLAAVDAWRRKLPRTLNLAIDVDPLDML, encoded by the coding sequence ATGGCCGACAGGGCGGCGATGAATCCGCTGGATGCACCGACACGGGTTGGTGAGCCAAGCCCTGAACCGGCTCCCATCGCAACGGTCGCGGTGCTTGCTCCCCTGGAAAAGCCCCTCAGCTACGCGATTCCTCCGCTCCTGCGCGAGCAGATCCAACCGGGAGTGCGGGTGGTGGTGCCCCTGGGGCGGCGTCGCGCCCTGGGGGTGGTTTTGGAGGTCGCTTGCGGCAAGGACGACGGGCTGCGGCTCCTGGACGAGGTCCTCGACGCCCAGCCCCTGCTGCCCCCGGATCTGCTGAATTTTCTGCGGCGCGCCGCCGCCTATTACCATCATCCCCTGGGCGAGGTGCTGCGCACCGCCCTGCCTGCCGGCCTCTCCTCGATCACCACGCGCGTCGCCATTCTCACCGAGCGCCTTTACCGGCCGACCCCAAGCTCCGTTGTGCCGCCGGGAACTCGGCAGCGCGAGGTTCTGGCCTGGCTGCGCGAGCGGGGCGAGGCGTCCCTGGCGGAGATCGCCGCGCAGTTTCCCGCGCCCCATGCCGTGCTTAAGCGGCTGGTCGAGCTGGAGATGCTCAGCGTGCGCGAGGCCGAGCGGCGCCGCGACCCTTTTTTCGCCGCACCGCCGCCGGCGGATGCGCGCCCCACGCCCAGCGCAGACCAGCAGCGCGCCCTCGAGCTGGTGTTGGAATCCCTGGCGGCACGGCGTTTCGCGCCCATGCTGCTCCATGGAGTCACCGGCAGCGGCAAGACCGAGGTTTATCTCCAGGCGATTTCGGCGACATTAGGCCAGGGCCGACAGGCCCTGGTGCTTGTGCCCGAGATTGCCCTCACACCGCAGCTCGTGGCGCGCTTCCGCGCCCGGTTTCGGGATGCGGACCAGCGTGTTGCGGTGTTGCACTCCGGGCTCTCCGACGGGGAGCGATATGATGCCTGGCGCGCCATCGCGCGCGGAGAAATTTCCATCGTCATCGGCGCGCGTTCGGCGATTTTCGCCCCCCTGCCGGACCTCGGCATTATCGTCGTCGACGAGGAACACGAGGCCGGCTACAAGCAAGGCGAGGGCTGGCGCTACCATGCCCGCGATCTGGCTCTATTGCGCGCGCAACGCTGCGCGGCCGTCGTGATTCTCGGCAGCGCGACGCCCGCGATGACCAGCTTTCATCGCGCCCGCACCGGAGCGACGGCTTACCTGTCCTTAAGCGAGCGCATCCTTGGCCGGCCGCTTCCCGAAGTGAGTCTGGTCGATCTGAGCGGCCGTAGGCTCTCGGGAGCCCTGGCGCCTGAACTGGTGGAGGCCCTGGCCGAGAACCTCGCCCGCCGCGAGCAGTCGCTGTTGCTACTCAATCGTCGCGGCTTCGCGCCTTTTCTGTTGTGCCGCGAATGTGGCGCCACCTTTCGCTGCCCCAACTGCGAAATCACCCTGACCTATTATCAGTCGCACCGGCACCTGCGCTGTCACTATTGCGATTACGTCCAGCGCCCGCCCCAGCAGTGTCCCGACTGCGGCGGAACCTCCCTCGATCCCGAGGGCGCCGGCACCGAACGCCTGGAGGAGGAACTCGCCGCGGCCTTTCCCGGCGCGCGCATCGCCCGCATGGATCGTGACACGACCCGCCGCAAGGGCGCGCACCAGGGGCTGATCGAAGGCATGGAGCTGGGGGCCATTGACATTCTGATCGGTACCCAGATGGTCGCCAAGGGGCATGACTTTCCCGGCGTCACCCTGGTTGGAGTGGTCGGGGCCGATGCCAGTCTCAATTTCCCCGATTTTCGCAGCGCCGAGCGCACCTTCGCCCTGCTGACCCAGGTGGCGGGGCGCGCCGGGCGTGGCGAACGCCCGGGGCGCGTCCTCATCCAAACCTATGCGCCCGCCCATCATGCTCTCACCTGCGCCGCCCGCCATGACTATCTGGCCTTTTACGAGCAGGAAATCGCTTTTCGTCGCGACCTCGGCTACCCGCCCTTCGGGCATCTGATCAACCTGGTGCTCTCCGGGAATCAGCCCGCTCAAGTGGAGAGTCGTGCCGCCGAACTGGCGGCGGAATTGGACCAGGTTTCGGCGGGCGTGGAGGTTCTCGGACCCGCCCCCTGCGCCCTGGCGCGGCTGCGCGGCAGAACCCGTTTTCAGATCCTGCTCAAGGCCGCTGCGCGCCCCCCTCTGCATCGCCTGCTCGCCGCCGTCGATGCCTGGCGACGCAAACTGCCGCGCACCCTGAACCTGGCTATTGATGTGGATCCCCTGGATATGCTTTGA
- the gdhA gene encoding NADP-specific glutamate dehydrogenase, whose protein sequence is MTITLDEKVEPIFQEVLQRNPGETEFHQAVREVLECLGPVLVKHPEFTHHKIIERICEPERQIIFRVPWQDDKGRDQINRGFRVEFNSALGPYKGGLRFHPSVYLGIIKFLGFEQIFKNSLTGLPIGGGKGGSDFDPKGKSDGEIMRFCQSFMTELYRHLGEYTDVPAGDTGVGGREIGYMFGQYKRITNRYELGVLTGKGLDWGGSLVRTEATGYGATFFVQEMLKARGDSLEGKTCVVSGSGNVAIYTIEKIHQLGGKVVACSDSGGYIYHEAGIDLELLQQLKEIERRRIKDYLNYHKDAKFVEAGNIWKVPCQVAMPSATQNEINGKDAKMLVQNGCIAVGEGANMPTTPEGVRVFLEAGIAYGPGKAANAGGVATSALEMQQNASRDSWTFEYTEQRLQQIMKNIHDTCYETAEEYGTPGNYVNGANIAGFIKVAKAMVALGLV, encoded by the coding sequence ATGACCATTACCTTGGACGAAAAAGTTGAACCAATCTTTCAGGAAGTTTTGCAGCGCAACCCCGGCGAGACCGAATTCCATCAGGCCGTGCGCGAAGTGCTCGAATGCTTGGGGCCGGTGCTGGTCAAGCACCCCGAGTTCACCCACCACAAGATCATCGAGCGCATCTGCGAACCCGAGCGCCAGATCATCTTTCGCGTGCCCTGGCAGGACGACAAAGGGCGTGACCAGATCAACCGCGGCTTTCGCGTGGAGTTCAATAGCGCCTTAGGCCCCTACAAGGGAGGATTGCGCTTTCATCCCTCGGTGTATCTGGGGATCATCAAGTTTCTGGGGTTCGAGCAAATTTTCAAAAACAGCCTGACAGGGTTGCCCATCGGCGGCGGCAAGGGCGGCTCGGACTTTGATCCCAAGGGTAAGTCCGACGGTGAAATCATGCGCTTTTGCCAGAGCTTCATGACCGAACTCTATCGTCACCTGGGTGAATACACCGACGTCCCAGCCGGTGACACCGGCGTCGGCGGTCGCGAGATCGGTTACATGTTCGGGCAGTACAAGCGCATCACCAACCGCTATGAACTCGGCGTGTTGACCGGCAAGGGGCTGGATTGGGGCGGCTCGCTGGTGCGCACCGAGGCCACCGGCTACGGCGCCACCTTCTTCGTGCAGGAAATGCTTAAGGCGCGCGGCGATTCTCTGGAGGGCAAGACGTGCGTGGTGTCGGGCTCGGGCAACGTGGCCATCTACACCATCGAGAAAATCCATCAGCTCGGCGGCAAGGTGGTGGCTTGTTCCGACTCGGGCGGCTACATCTATCATGAGGCGGGTATCGATCTGGAACTCCTGCAGCAGCTCAAGGAGATCGAGCGTCGCCGCATCAAGGACTATCTCAATTACCACAAGGACGCCAAATTCGTCGAAGCCGGCAACATCTGGAAGGTGCCCTGCCAGGTGGCCATGCCTTCGGCGACCCAGAACGAGATAAACGGCAAGGATGCCAAGATGCTGGTGCAGAACGGCTGCATCGCCGTCGGCGAAGGGGCCAACATGCCGACCACGCCCGAGGGCGTGCGCGTGTTCCTCGAAGCCGGCATCGCCTACGGCCCGGGCAAGGCGGCCAATGCCGGCGGCGTTGCGACCAGCGCCCTGGAAATGCAGCAGAACGCCAGCCGTGATTCCTGGACCTTCGAATACACCGAGCAGCGCCTGCAGCAGATCATGAAGAACATTCATGACACCTGCTACGAAACCGCCGAGGAGTACGGTACTCCAGGCAATTACGTCAACGGCGCCAACATCGCCGGTTTCATCAAGGTCGCCAAGGCCATGGTCGCTCTCGGCCTGGTTTAA